CAAACAGTTGAACACTTGTGTGAAGCTGACGTGGCAGTGTCAAAAGGCGATTCGGTAATCTATAATTACAGTAGTGCTACCTACCACGCCAAAGACACGGAAAGAGAGAGGCACAGTCCTCAAGGTATTTCAACGTTACGATAACAGTTTTACCGCAGCACCTCATAAGCTAGGTCATTACAGAGGGGCTGTATTAAATAATAAAGGGAAAGGTGAGAACAAAGAAATGGGCACGAGCTCATTGAGAGGAACATTTAAGTATTTGCCTGAAGTATTTCTCATTCTAGGAGGTTTATGCCCACGGTCCACAGATCAATTCCATCTGCGACCAGAAAGAAAAATATAACGCATAGTACCAGGATCTTTGAAAacgacgaatttttcttttgtttcgcgcTTTCTGCCGATGAGAAGACCACTGTTATTGCTTACCCTATTTGCTGCGTAGACGACGCAATGAGCATCATGTTTTCGGCAACTAAAATATTACTATCGCACTCGTTTCGGACGCGAGCGGAAACTTTTGCTCGTGAAGTATATAATAAAAGTGGCGGCCTTTATATACCGCGCATGTGAATCATAGGAAACTTTCTTGAAGGTTGGTAATTTAATGAAGAACAATGTGGACAAGGTATAGTTCACAAAATAGAAACTAAAACTGCAGAAATAGAGTAAAACAGGTACCAATAGCAGTAAAAGCTTCCTACAGACACACTATCTCCTCGGAGGTTGAGAACCGGGGCTGTAGTGAAGTTGTAAGGCATACAGTTTAAACAGCAACCAGCCGCAACAATGGTATAAAAAGTTGACTTAAATCAAGCTTCTTCCAGTTTCGGATTTATTACAGATCCATATTCAGATTGGCCCTACAGATTTTCTTGTGTTCCTGCTGGGTGCACTAGTTACAGGCTTGATGGTCGAAGATAGACAAAAAAATTTCGTTCACAATTCGGTACTCGTACGAGATATAATTCCTACTTGATCTTCACAGGAAAGATGTTAAAGTTAATAAAACGCACGAATGTGGTAAAAAATTACTTGGTGTATATTTCTGTGCGACGAATTCGCCCTATATTTGTGTCTCACATTTTGAAGTTAGCATATTTCCGCACGTGCACTATGTGAATGCTCTGTAATTCTCTGGAAACTGATTTACCACAGAACATTTTACGTTCTATGCGTTTGTCGGCATAACATCCTGTATCTCAGGATTTTTGCGACCCTAACATATTTGAAACTATTACTTTTATAACTCTTGTGTATCTGAATCACGTTGTGTAAATGCTTAGCGCGTGTGCTACGATAAATGATAGAATGGTGTGTGGTAAAGCAACTTCCAGAGAATTTAACAGCATTCACACAGAACACGTAGAAAAATGTGTCGAGTTTAAAATATATGACACAAATGCAGGACGGACATATACACTACGTAAGTTTTCgccatttttatgttttattgacTTTTAAATCGTTTCATAACTGTTTCTGTGAATGTAAAATTAGGAAAAATTTATCATAAGTTTACTGAATTTTGAAGGAGAACACTTTTCTGTTTATCCTAGTGCACGTGACCAGTAGAAAAGCCAGGAAATATGTAagagccatctgaagatggatttgtaataaaTCTGCAACCAGTAATGGTCTGATTTGTTCGAAACAATTTTTTAAACCATAGTTGTGGATAGTTTCGGTATGAATTATAAAGCTTATAACTGATAGAGACAATTAGCTGTACATACTTAATGGCAAGGTAAATTTTGTTTAAATGTGATAAGAATAAGGGCACTAGCAACTGTTTTATTTGACAGCTCGTCACCCACGAAGAGGAGAAGAAAACTTACGTGAGAAACACTGGTCTAGTTCTTATTAGGTCCTATGCTGCAGAAAAATTGTTGATGTGAAATGAGTAGTTAATTAGCCAGCCGCGTGAGTGATCTGAGTTCTTCCTCTGGACATCACCGTGCACTGCGGCGTTCGGCATCCTTGCTACTGCTGCGAGTTCACTGATCCACCGCTATATCACTCTGCCTCCGTGGTCCACCTAGCATCTCTTCGTCTCGCTACAGGTCACGTGCACCCCTGTTTCACTTCTTTGTGGCCATAATTACGTAAACCACTCTAGTCCTGTCCGTATGACATCCTGTCTCCCCAGTTCTCTACGTGCATCCCTACACTGATCTCTGGACGACTTTTACATTTTGAATAGTCTCACTACTGAAAGCCAAGGCTGCTACTGCATAGCAACTGCTAGATTTCTCTTCCAGACACGCGGGGAAACTTGTGAATTAGTAATTTGCGAGTGGTCAGCATGTAGGCATTTACAGCCTGTACAACTGCTGTTCATTGGTATGAGAGGGGGAGAAAAAGTGTAACTAATTTAGGAACTGAATCCTTTTATTCAAAATACGAACTTACGATCATGTGATGTCACCAACGTGCCACATCAAACGCGAGACAAAAAATGCAGACCCAAAAGGAGGCACTCCGGTGTAGCTTTCCGTAGCCGAATATCGTGCAATACAAGTTAGGTCAGACATATTCCTCACAGTGGGCTGCAGAGTCATAGACATGTCGAACGAAGGGGATATTTTTCAACCTAGGTTATATTTATTAAGACTTCTCTAAGGCACACAGCTAGTTTCGGCTCAAAAATCCATTTCGAGTACATATAAGAAAAATGCGTGTTCACGCGACATGCACAAAGTACCCTCAAACCATCACAAACGGTGACATTATCTGCAATTTCCATGCGTGTGGCACCTTGTTCGTTGCAAGTGATCGAGAATGGCTTTTCAGGTCAAAAGCAGCTCTGCGTCTAAAGAGAGCTCTTAATAAATACAGCCTATTTTAGAAGGAAAATGTCACCTTGATTCAACGGTACGTCATATTAAGTGACTCCAGCAATTCGTTATCTCCTGCCTTGTTTTCACAATGTGAGTTTATAGTGACAATGGAGTAGACTACGAATCGTCCACGATAGCAAATGCTGTCAGGCACTGTCAAATATCAATACTCCGAGGTCAAATGTGTAGAATTATATAAGCTGCTCTCTAACATCACGTGAAAGAGTGCTGGCGCCTTGCCGCGTCTCTCGTAATTATTACATTCGTAACTAAGTAACCAATGTGATGAACTCACGTAAACATATAGTATTCGCGTGTCTCATTGTACGcttttgatttcttcttcttcttcttctgtgtttcaccacaGTAACAGTGATTAAGGGTCCGAGTGACAGCGAACTACAATCACACGTTCTCCCACCGTACTTGTGAGAATGGAATACGTTGGTCTTCACTGTTCATGCAGCACGCGAATGTATTGGAAATGAAGCCTACTCAGTCGTCGTCACAAGCTCTCAAACTGCACGCAGTATGAGAGGGGCTGCTGACCTGAGCCGTTTCACACTAACTCGTACAGACTCCTTAAAATAGCGTTATCGCAAATACGACTCTCGTAACATTCAAAGCTTTCAGATAAATCAGGGTATATTACGTTACGCATCTGTAAACGGAATGTGCCCATCGGTATCTTTTCTTCTCTGGAACAAAATATTACTGCTGTTCAGAAACTCAATGATATCGGGGCCTATCAGCCAAGGAAACTAATCGTataaaatactgtcacaaaaaagTAACGTTTAAAAAACATATGGCTGTAGTATATCAAACAGCTTCTCCACTATTTTCGCCAAGAACAAAAGATAAACTCCACGTCTTGAGGACGCTAATGGAGTAACTTGTAGCGAAGCTCAATTAATATACTACGATAAGTAACAAAAAAGACATTGTGGTGAAATATTAGCAGATAAGGCAAACACTTCCAGCGCGAGAAATGATAAACTAAGTTCGCTTTGCCGGTTCTTAACATGACCCTTGACAATATACTAAAATTATTCGTCGAAAGTCGAATGGGAAAAACACCAACATCAATTTGAAAACGAAATAGTGGAAGACtgaggaaacatgcagaggtgaaaATAGCTTCTTACGGCACGTACGTGTCATGAATACCTTTTTAAATACAATCTACAAAATAGTGTGATTTAACCAGAGAAACTACTTTCTTAAATAGAAGAAGACGTGGCTTAAAATCCAGACTTCTCAATTTTAAAGAAGTTGCTCTTTAAATAAATTAACGCAGAAGGTTAAAACTTTCGAACATATATTTATGAGACTGATGTCAATGCAGGGAATATTACAACACTGGCAATGTTTTGGCTGATATGTAACAACCGCTCAAACGTAGACGGAAAATAAAATTCTTCAATAATACTGATTTGAAATACTCTCTCGTATCCACATATCTCTTCAGTTTCGCGTTCGCACAACAGTGGATACAAAGATACATTTAAAACTTTTCAGTAACCAACTTCCTCTTCTAAATGCGAAACTTTTTGTGGTCGCCAGTCTACACATGGAAAGGGctcattgcaataaaataagaaaaatcataaCTCGTTCGGAAAGAAACTGGAACGGTGACGAAATACTCTGAGGGTGGTTCAAATAACCTTCTGCCACGCACGTAAGAGTGAATGTCAGAgtcgtcatgtaaatgtagatgtaaaataaatttaactttcgatctGCAGATCTCCACCCAGCTCACAAAGAAATGAATGACCGAAATCACATAGCAAATTATTGACACGAGAAAACATTGCTGACAATGTTAACTCCACGTTACAGCGAAAGCACATCTGGTGGACAAACATCCCGCACCATTACAGCTGTAGCACGAAACTAATCTCGGAAGCTATTCTTCGTCTGATTTCAATCGACCGCATGATTCTACGAGTAACGTGCCTTGGACGAGCTGTTGCAGTCGAAAGGCATAGTATAAATTACGAGGGTTACTGTAAATTGACGCTAGTAGTAATTTTCATTTGTCATGATAATTTATGGCTGGAGAGTAGAATAGACAAGCCGAtctgaaaagagaaaaatatatgACTTCAGCTGGGCTATTTTGGGAAAGTTTGCTATTTTCAGAGTACAGAATGAAATTGAGATGTACAGCTTGTGGTCTAGTATTGTACTACAACTTCCCCACCTTATTTACGATGGGCTTGCTGAGATCACTCAGATAAGTCGACCGTTAAGTCTGCCTTAATTGAACCCGTGGCTACTGGACAGAAATGTACACGGGTAACCGCGCCAGTCGTATTTCTGTGACACGTACATTTACGGAAGATCCTATCAACGAAATATTTCTGATTTCCATTCGTCGCAGTAGGAACTGTGTTTAAAAATTCAGATAGTCGACGACACGGGAAAGAGCCAGGAATATGCAGAAGTAACAACGGCACTGTAGTTGCGCGAGGCAGCTTACACAAATACCGGCAGGAAAACGTTACTCGGTGAAGCTCGAGGTCTAGGACACTTCCACGGCAAGTTGGGGGGAGGGCTTTTTAGTTAAGTCGCAAAGATGTCGCCGCTTACTGTCACTCATTAGCGAAAACTGCGCGCCGGATAGGTAAAGCCGAGTGCAATCAATAATGCAAATGAAGGGCAATGTTGCTCGCAGCGGGTCTTACCTATTCATCACGCTGTGCGACAGCCAAAGAGAAACTGTTTCGTTTTTGCTGGGCGGGGAATACGCGGGGCGGGCCCTAGTCCGGTGGGCGGCGCCAGCGCCTGCGCAGTCGCACCTCGGCCGGGCCGTCATTGGTGCGGGGCGGACCCGGGGGCGGATCCGAGGCGTGGCCGCGGTAGTGGGGGGGAAGCGGCAGCTGCGAGGCCGGCAGCCGCCGCAGTGGCGACCCGGACGCGGGACGAACAGGACGCGGGTATGTGCTCACCGCGGCGGCGATAAAAAGCGGCGAGCGCTCGACGGCGAGATGCTGGTGCCGCCGGACATGATGGCGGCGCAGTCCAAGCTGCTGTACCAGATCAACAAGTACTACGGCGAGCGGGTGCACGCGCGCAAGGCGCAGGTGGCCAAGACGGTGCGCGAGGTGTGCAAGGTGGTGCAGGACGTGCTGAAGGAGGTCGAGGTGCAGGAGCCGCGATTCATCTCGTCGCTGACCGAGTGCAACGGCCGCTACGAGGGGCTCGACGTCGTCTCGCCCACAGAGTTCGAGGTGGTGCTCTACCTCAACCAGATGGGCGTGTTCAACTTCGTGGACGACGGCTCTCTGCCCGGCTGCGCCGTGCTCAAGCTGAGCGACGGCCGCAAGCGCTCCATGTCGCTGTGGGTCGAGTTCATCACGGCGTCGGGCTACCTGTCGGCGCGCAAGATCCGCTCGCGCTTCCAGACGCTGGTGGCGCAGGCGTGCGACAAGTGCGCCTACCGCGACTCGGTCAAGATGATCGCCGACACGACCGAGGTGAAGCTGCGCATCCGCGAGCGCTACGTGGTGCAGATCACGCCCGCCTTCAAGTGCTCGGGCGTGTGGCCGCGCTCGGCCGCGCACTGGCCCATCCCGCACATCCCCTGGCCGCACCCCAGCCTCGTCAACGACGTCAAGACCGAGGGCTTCGACCTGCTGTCCAAGGAGAGCGTGGCGCTGCAGGGCAAGCAGTCGGCCATGGAGGGCGACGCCTGGGTGCTGAGCTTCACCGAGGCCGAGAACCGGCTGATGCTGGGCGGCTGCCGGCGGCGCTGCCTCAGCATCCTCAAGACGCTGCGCGACCGCCACCTCGACCTGCCGGGCAACCCGGTCACCTCGTACCACGTGAAGACGCTGCTGCTGTACGAGTGCGAGAAGCACCCGCGCGAGCTCGAATGGGACGAGGCGTGCCTGGGCGACCGCATCAACGGCATCCTGCTGCAGCTCATCTCGTGCCTGCAGTGCCGCCGCTGCCCGCACTACTTCCTGCCCAACCTGGACCTCTTCAAGGGCAAGTCGCCGTCCGCGCTCGAGAACGCCGCCAAGCAGGTGTGGCGCCTCACGCGCGAACTGCTCACCAACACGCGCTCCCTCGAGAAGCTCTAACCGACCGGCTGCCAAACCACACTCCTCTTCTCACCTCCACCTCTTCGTTCAATAATCGTCAATAAAACGTCTGCGTTAGACATGCGCGTGTGTCACTTCAGTGTcgcccgaacttgtgctccgtctctaatgaccttgtacttgacgggacgttaaacactaatcttcccgtATGATTTACACTGACCGACTACCACCCTCAAAGGTTACATATGCGCTCCTCCCCATAATACAACACATCACAAAACAGCTGTGCAAAGTAAATCTGTACCAAATGATTCGGTATTTGTCAAATTATTAGACGATCCTAAGACCAAATCTCCACACTGAACCTCTGTTGCCGTATCAGCCACACCTCTTCATTGCACGGTAAATAATACTTACTAGTGCAGCATTTTGCGTCGAACACGTGCACGTATTTCAATTCGGAAGGAAACAGCCAATTCCCACATGTCCGCCAAAGATTTTGTCTCGGCTTTATAGAAGGACTGTTGTCTCCAAAGAGAACCCCTTCTCGAGCATAATAGCAGATACAGCAAATCCAATGGGTTCAGTGACTTGGGAGTGCGCTTCTTTATTACAAAAGCACATGTCGACTAAACGCTTCGCATACCGCTGAAAATGACCCTCAGAACAAGTCTTCGTTGCTATATGAGCCAATGTGTTTTTTCATCAGGTACAAAACCTCATCATAATACCTTAAATAATTTAAATACTCGTAATATAGAATTTCACATTACACGTAGATCTTACGGCTTGCGAATCTGACACTGATCGCGTTTCAGCCTCGTAATAAAAGATGTTCCTTCGTCATTGTCCCGCAGTAAGGTATAACCACAACTTCATTCACGGAGATATGTCAAATTAACTTCCCTCCGGCTTCTGTAACAATTTTTCGCTTCTATCGCTGAGTAGCTACGCAAACAATTTTAATCTAAAAAATCACTTTCGGTAGTAATTAACAAATACACTGATATATTACGCATACCGGTGAAAACAATCCCACTTTAAGACTACGAAGTGTGTGTTTTTTTAGAGaatttttttactgtaataaaataGGAAAACTGGCTAGTGAGATTAGTTCGTCGTCTGTATGGATTGTTTGTGTGCAGTTTGGAGAGCGACAATACGGACAAAGCGTCTCCaacgttactgaaaaaaaaaaaaaaaacctttttatgtATGTGAAACAAATGAGTGCATTTTTAATATGCAAAACTAAAAACATTCTGCGATGTATAAAGCGAAATTATATTTAAGCCTGTGTAAAGTGTTGTTTTTTTCGTATAATACGAATGCATAAAAGAGTCATAAAATTGTGTTTTTTGGAGTGAGTGTTGAGTACGCGACTGGCTGAGACGAAAGGTAACGTACAAACTAAAAGCTATCAACTTATGTCAATTTATGTAAGCAGTGTAACTGTCGAATAGTGTCTCTCGCTCAGGCCGCTGTAGGCCTAAAACTATACAGCTCTCTAACGCGGCGAGGAGTGGCGGCGAAATTTTAAAATTAGGCCTACCTGCGACGACTTTCATTTACTCATTTCTGTCTGACTATTTTGCATTTCGTCTGTAACATCTGTGTCTATAGTAGTCTGTTGTTTGTTGTCACAGCTGATGTTTGTTACAATAAAACCTTTGTCGGCCAGCTTGTACTGTATCTGGCGCAATAAACGATTTTTGTCTCTCGACTTGGGTGCGTGTTGGTTGTGTCCTGAACCCTCTGTTGTCCCTGCTGCACGGGCATATTTACAGCGGAGGCAGAAAATTGAGACGCCGGCCGCGGCGGTTTATAAATACCCGCGGCCGGCAGCGGCAGCCATACAAATTAAACACACATGTTTTACAAAAAGCCCACTGACAGGCCAGACGCCTGCAAGTCCACAGCTCGCACCAGCGCATCCACTGGAGTTATCAACTGCCTCTTGTCACACCACGTAATATGCTTAACACCGGAAAAAGTCTGTGCGCACAAAACTTCTCTCCGGCTTGGGCGGAGCGTGTGTACTCTACACTCAATTTAAAATTAACAGATATTTCAACCTCAGACGGCAATCCATTCAGTAATAACTTTACTACAGACAGGTAGGCTACTAGTGTACTGACAAAATATACGAACTTAACAAAACATActtctaatactattaaaaatttcagtttcataaaTTGAGGCCAACGGAATAAAATTCCTATAACAATCCTGTCAAGGCACACTTAAGCAACAAAGCGAGATggttatttttttttaacaaacgtcacTGCCCTTTTTAATGACATAACGACAACTAAGTGGCATCTGCTTGGGTGTAGCATAAAACAAAACATGTGACACAACATTTCTGTCGGACACATATTTTCGACATTCAAgctgctacaaataaaaaaattagaactcTGTGCATCCAAAATGTTTATTAACAATTATACCACGAAAGTGTatgtatttgttcaaatggctatgagcactatgggacttaacatctgaggtcatcagtcccctagacttagaactacttaaacctaactaacctaacgacatcacacacatccatgccagagtcattattccaacctgcgaccgtagtagcagcgcggttccggactgaagcgcctagaaccgttcggccacagctgccggcatgtATTTGTTAAAATACACTTGATTGCTTAACTGTTGGAACGGAATTTGTTCATCCAGCGGAAAACGTTCCTATATCTTGCGTGTTACAGTAATAAGTGGTTCTTCACTGATCATTAAAAAACTTTTAAGTGGTGTCACACAGGAAGAAGTGGAAGAATCGACTTCCGCCTCGATTTTACTGAGAGAATGTGTCTGCAACTATAAcaacaaaactgaaaacaaatgTCACGCAATTATCCacagacacaatattttttcacgAGTGTCAATAACAGGCATAAGTAAAGAGTGGTGTACCACCAACAAGAGATAAGAGATCCATCACACTCGTTCCATGAGCAGTTCTATGGTGTACATAATCACACCAGTTTTGAAAGTTACCAAAAACAACTTCTGGGACTGCTTCGTATTTTCTTAAAAAGGAAGGAAACGTAAGTAGCAACCCCAAATAGCCTAAAACGTAATTATTGCTCCATCGTTAGTAACGAGGGACGAGGTAAAATAGAATCCGATGAATTAAataattgcatcggatttgattaGCAACCATAATTTCCGTGACACATTTTTCATTCAGGCAGATGGTGTGTTCTGCACAAATATTTCGTAAACATTAGTCCATTCATCATTCCAGCACCAAACTAGTGATTATAACTTTGACAACGAAGTGAAATATCTGCAGAACATCGCTCTCACTTAGTGCATGAAAACGTAATTTCTCAGATGACAAGAAAAGAAATAAGTATTTAGACTTACACTGACTGACGAACCTTTATCAGAAATATTGCTACAAATCATGCACATACCTTCCCATACACACCCTGGTCGTCTACAGGCCACCTTTctctttttgtttaattttttatgatcataACCTTCCCATTTTTATAATACTCCACTTCCACAACACACAATACGTATATGACTTTTCACTATTTTATAGGCTTAACAAAAACTTTGGTTGACACTTTACGCCATGTAACATTATTTCACTATTGTATCTGCTGTTTTATGCGAAGTCTTAGGAAAGTTCCTCGAATAATTCTACATAAATCCGTGGTCCCTGATTTTCTAAAGCTGTTTAATCATGTTTTCCTCTATACTAGGCGATTTATTGACTTTATCTGCACCTTCATAGCACAAATTAGAAGCTGTATCTTCCATCCTCGGATGGATAGACACCATCATCTTTATACTCTACAGAACGGCAGTATTTTGGTTGTTGCAGTTTGTCTGGGGTGCTCAATATAGTGCTCATCAGTGCCCTCACAATTACCGCATGAGACGAATAGGTTTATACGCAAGATTACATTCGTCCTGTCGCGCTCTTACTCACGTTAGTAGGCCTACAAAAAGTCACACTTAATGATACACAAGTGAAAACCGATAAAAGACAGACTATTAACACATTGTTGAATTTTTGAGTGATGTCTGTAAATATTCTGCTTACAAGCAAACTACTTAACAGTCGCAATGATAATAAATTCCGTCTTTGCACCAAAGCAGCTACTACGCTCCTGACGGACGGATTCACTTACTTTTCAGTAACATGTCCCACGCACGCACAGTGCAGCCCCTGAAGCGTGTACTGAAGACTCTGATCAATAATAAAATCAAATAGCATCAAAGTTCACGGACTAATACCACACAGGAAAACTTCTGTTTACTTTTACTTCGTCGTTAATACAATTCATGTACGAAAAATTCCTGGAGATTAATAATGAATTTTTGGAATCAATACGGAGAAATAAACATCATAAAATTTTGTTGCAGATGTGCATATAACATTTTGTAGCGTTATTCCGCTTTTGCGTACGTAACAACTCCATACTGTCCTTACGAAACTTTCGAACGTCAACAATAAATCCGCTCCCCAATACATCTACTATCGAGTTTTGACAGTCAAGCCagtgaaaaaattttaatttccaagGTAAGATTACAGGATCGTATAGTGTTGACGTACGTAGAAGCTACTTCCTGGCGCTTTAGAACAGAAATAAAGATTTACGCAGTCATACAGATTGATGCTGCTGATGCGGTTTATCTGAAGTGCACAGTCACTAACCATTGCCATAGCTCAATTTTGGTAAGTCGCCGAATAATAATTCCCAAACTTATGGACATATTTCCAATACTTGCACGATTCTGCATATATGTACTCCATCTAACTCCGATGTACAAAACATAAAATTACCCAGTAGCATTTACATAATTAAATGTCTCTAATTTACCGATAGTATGGTCCACTTGAGCTGATCGTTCATCCGCACCGAATATCTCGCAGTTCTGAAACGGTATAATAGACTACATTGCAGTAATACGGCTGACTTATAG
This region of Schistocerca gregaria isolate iqSchGreg1 chromosome 7, iqSchGreg1.2, whole genome shotgun sequence genomic DNA includes:
- the LOC126281934 gene encoding protein mab-21, which produces MLVPPDMMAAQSKLLYQINKYYGERVHARKAQVAKTVREVCKVVQDVLKEVEVQEPRFISSLTECNGRYEGLDVVSPTEFEVVLYLNQMGVFNFVDDGSLPGCAVLKLSDGRKRSMSLWVEFITASGYLSARKIRSRFQTLVAQACDKCAYRDSVKMIADTTEVKLRIRERYVVQITPAFKCSGVWPRSAAHWPIPHIPWPHPSLVNDVKTEGFDLLSKESVALQGKQSAMEGDAWVLSFTEAENRLMLGGCRRRCLSILKTLRDRHLDLPGNPVTSYHVKTLLLYECEKHPRELEWDEACLGDRINGILLQLISCLQCRRCPHYFLPNLDLFKGKSPSALENAAKQVWRLTRELLTNTRSLEKL